One Mus musculus strain C57BL/6J chromosome X, GRCm38.p6 C57BL/6J DNA window includes the following coding sequences:
- the Ddx3x gene encoding ATP-dependent RNA helicase DDX3X, with product MSHVAVENALGLDQQFAGLDLNSSDNQSGGSTASKGRYIPPHLRNREATKGFYDKDSSGWSSSKDKDAYSSFGSRGDSRGKSSFFGDRGSGSRGRFDDRGRGDYDGIGGRGDRSGFGKFERGGNSRWCDKSDEDDWSKPLPPSERLEQELFSGGNTGINFEKYDDIPVEATGNNCPPHIESFSDVEMGEIIMGNIELTRYTRPTPVQKHAIPIIKEKRDLMACAQTGSGKTAAFLLPILSQIYADGPGEALRAMKENGRYGRRKQYPISLVLAPTRELAVQIYEEARKFSYRSRVRPCVVYGGAEIGQQIRDLERGCHLLVATPGRLVDMMERGKIGLDFCKYLVLDEADRMLDMGFEPQIRRIVEQDTMPPKGVRHTMMFSATFPKEIQMLARDFLDEYIFLAVGRVGSTSENITQKVVWVEEIDKRSFLLDLLNATGKDSLTLVFVETKKGADSLEDFLYHEGYACTSIHGDRSQRDREEALHQFRSGKSPILVATAVAARGLDISNVKHVINFDLPSDIEEYVHRIGRTGRVGNLGLATSFFNERNINITKDLLDLLVEAKQEVPSWLENMAFEHHYKGSSRGRSKSSRFSGGFGARDYRQSSGASSSSFSSSRASSSRSGGGGHGGSRGFGGGGYGGFYNSDGYGGNYNSQGVDWWGN from the exons ATGAGTCATGTGGCAGTGGAAAATGCGCTCGGGCTGGACCAGCAG TTTGCTGGCCTAGACCTGAACTCTTCAGATAATCAGAGTGGAGGAAGTACAGCAAGCA aaGGGCGTTATATCCCACCTCATTTAAGGAACAGAGAAGCTACTAAAG gattCTATGACAAAGACAGTTCAGGGTGGAGTTCTAGTAAAGATAAGGATGCATACAGCAGTTTTGGATCACGGGGTGATTCAAGAGGGAAGTCTAGCTTCTTTGGAGATCGTGGAAGTGGATCAAGGGGAAG GTTTGATGATCGTGGACGGGGAGACTATGATGGCATTGGTGGCCGTGGAGATAGAAGTGGCTTTGGCAAATTTGAAAGAGGTGGAAATAGTCGCTGGTGTGACAAATCAGATGAAGATGACTGGTCAAAGCCACTCCCACCAAGTGAACGATTGGAACA GGAACTCTTTTCTGGAGGCAATACTGGGATTAACTTTGAGAAATATGATGACATTCCAGTCGAAGCAACAGGCAACAACTGTCCTCCACACATTGAAAGT TTCAGTGATGTCGAGATGGGAGAAATTATTATGGGAAACATTGAGCTTACTCGTTATACTCGCCCAACTCCAGTGCAGAAGCATGCTATTCCTATTATCAAAGAGAAAAGAGACTTGATGGCTTGTGCTCAAACAG GCTCTGGAAAAACTGCAGCATTTCTCTTGCCCATCTTGAGTCAGATCTATGCTGATGGTCCAGGAGAAGCTCTGAGGGCTATGAAG GAAAATGGAAGATATGGCCGTCGTAAACAGTATCCAATCTCTTTGGTACTGGCACCAACGAGAGAATTGGCAGTGCAGATCTATGAGGAAGCCAGAAAA TTCTCATACCGATCTAGAGTCCGTCCTTGCGTGGTTTATGGTGGTGCTGAAATTGGCCAGCAGATTCGAGACTTAGAACGTGGATGCCACTTGTTAGTAGCCACTCCAGGACGTCTAGTGGAtatgatggagagagggaagatcGGGTTAGACTTCTGCAA ATACCTGGTGTTAGATGAAGCTGACCGGATGTTAGATATGGGGTTTGAACCTCAGATACGAAGAATAGTTGAACAAGACACTATGCCTCCAAAAGGTGTCCGCCACACTATGATGTTTAGTGCTACTTTTCCTAAGGAAATACAG ATGCTGGCCCGTGATTTCTTAGATGAGTACATATTTCTGGCTGTAGGAAGAGTTGGGTCTACTTCAGAGAACATCACACAAAAAGTGGTTTGGGTGGAGGAGATAGACAAAAGGTCATTTCTGCTTGACCTTCTAAATGCAACAG GCAAGGATTCCCTGACTCTAGTGTTTGTGGAGACCAAAAAGGGGGCAGATTCGCTGGAGGATTTCTTATACCATGAAGGATATGCTTGTACCAGTATCCATGGAGACCGTTCTcagagagatagggaagaggcCCTTCACCAGTTCCGCTCAGGAAAAAGCCCAATTCTAGTGGCTACAGCA GTAGCAGCAAGAGGACTGGATATTTCAAATGTGAAGCATGTTATTAATTTTGACCTGCCTAGTGATATCGAAGAATATGTGCATCGCATAGGCCGTACAGGCCGTGTGGGAAACCTTG GTCTTGCCACCTCATTCTTTAATGAAAGGAATATAAATATCACAAAGGATTTACTGGATCTTCTTGTTGAAGCAAAACAAGAAGTGCCTTCTTGGTTAGAGAACATGGCTTTTGAACACCACTACAAGGGTAGCAGTCGTGGACGTTCTAAGAG CAGTCGATTTAGTGGAGGGTTTGGTGCCAGAGACTACCGACAGAGTAGCGGTGCCAGCAGTTCCAGCTTCAGCAGCAGCCGTGCAAGCAGCAGTCGAAGTGGTGGAGGTGGCCATGGCGGCAGTCGAGGATTTGGTGGAG GTGGCTACGGAGGCTTTTACAACAGTGATGGATATGGAGGGAATTATAACTCCCAGGGGGTTGACTGGTGGGGTAACTGA
- the Ddx3x gene encoding ATP-dependent RNA helicase DDX3X isoform X1, giving the protein MSHVAVENALGLDQQFAGLDLNSSDNQSGGSTASRRYIPPHLRNREATKGFYDKDSSGWSSSKDKDAYSSFGSRGDSRGKSSFFGDRGSGSRGRFDDRGRGDYDGIGGRGDRSGFGKFERGGNSRWCDKSDEDDWSKPLPPSERLEQELFSGGNTGINFEKYDDIPVEATGNNCPPHIESFSDVEMGEIIMGNIELTRYTRPTPVQKHAIPIIKEKRDLMACAQTGSGKTAAFLLPILSQIYADGPGEALRAMKENGRYGRRKQYPISLVLAPTRELAVQIYEEARKFSYRSRVRPCVVYGGAEIGQQIRDLERGCHLLVATPGRLVDMMERGKIGLDFCKYLVLDEADRMLDMGFEPQIRRIVEQDTMPPKGVRHTMMFSATFPKEIQMLARDFLDEYIFLAVGRVGSTSENITQKVVWVEEIDKRSFLLDLLNATGKDSLTLVFVETKKGADSLEDFLYHEGYACTSIHGDRSQRDREEALHQFRSGKSPILVATAVAARGLDISNVKHVINFDLPSDIEEYVHRIGRTGRVGNLGLATSFFNERNINITKDLLDLLVEAKQEVPSWLENMAFEHHYKGSSRGRSKSSRFSGGFGARDYRQSSGASSSSFSSSRASSSRSGGGGHGGSRGFGGGGYGGFYNSDGYGGNYNSQGVDWWGN; this is encoded by the exons ATGAGTCATGTGGCAGTGGAAAATGCGCTCGGGCTGGACCAGCAG TTTGCTGGCCTAGACCTGAACTCTTCAGATAATCAGAGTGGAGGAAGTACAGCAAGCA GGCGTTATATCCCACCTCATTTAAGGAACAGAGAAGCTACTAAAG gattCTATGACAAAGACAGTTCAGGGTGGAGTTCTAGTAAAGATAAGGATGCATACAGCAGTTTTGGATCACGGGGTGATTCAAGAGGGAAGTCTAGCTTCTTTGGAGATCGTGGAAGTGGATCAAGGGGAAG GTTTGATGATCGTGGACGGGGAGACTATGATGGCATTGGTGGCCGTGGAGATAGAAGTGGCTTTGGCAAATTTGAAAGAGGTGGAAATAGTCGCTGGTGTGACAAATCAGATGAAGATGACTGGTCAAAGCCACTCCCACCAAGTGAACGATTGGAACA GGAACTCTTTTCTGGAGGCAATACTGGGATTAACTTTGAGAAATATGATGACATTCCAGTCGAAGCAACAGGCAACAACTGTCCTCCACACATTGAAAGT TTCAGTGATGTCGAGATGGGAGAAATTATTATGGGAAACATTGAGCTTACTCGTTATACTCGCCCAACTCCAGTGCAGAAGCATGCTATTCCTATTATCAAAGAGAAAAGAGACTTGATGGCTTGTGCTCAAACAG GCTCTGGAAAAACTGCAGCATTTCTCTTGCCCATCTTGAGTCAGATCTATGCTGATGGTCCAGGAGAAGCTCTGAGGGCTATGAAG GAAAATGGAAGATATGGCCGTCGTAAACAGTATCCAATCTCTTTGGTACTGGCACCAACGAGAGAATTGGCAGTGCAGATCTATGAGGAAGCCAGAAAA TTCTCATACCGATCTAGAGTCCGTCCTTGCGTGGTTTATGGTGGTGCTGAAATTGGCCAGCAGATTCGAGACTTAGAACGTGGATGCCACTTGTTAGTAGCCACTCCAGGACGTCTAGTGGAtatgatggagagagggaagatcGGGTTAGACTTCTGCAA ATACCTGGTGTTAGATGAAGCTGACCGGATGTTAGATATGGGGTTTGAACCTCAGATACGAAGAATAGTTGAACAAGACACTATGCCTCCAAAAGGTGTCCGCCACACTATGATGTTTAGTGCTACTTTTCCTAAGGAAATACAG ATGCTGGCCCGTGATTTCTTAGATGAGTACATATTTCTGGCTGTAGGAAGAGTTGGGTCTACTTCAGAGAACATCACACAAAAAGTGGTTTGGGTGGAGGAGATAGACAAAAGGTCATTTCTGCTTGACCTTCTAAATGCAACAG GCAAGGATTCCCTGACTCTAGTGTTTGTGGAGACCAAAAAGGGGGCAGATTCGCTGGAGGATTTCTTATACCATGAAGGATATGCTTGTACCAGTATCCATGGAGACCGTTCTcagagagatagggaagaggcCCTTCACCAGTTCCGCTCAGGAAAAAGCCCAATTCTAGTGGCTACAGCA GTAGCAGCAAGAGGACTGGATATTTCAAATGTGAAGCATGTTATTAATTTTGACCTGCCTAGTGATATCGAAGAATATGTGCATCGCATAGGCCGTACAGGCCGTGTGGGAAACCTTG GTCTTGCCACCTCATTCTTTAATGAAAGGAATATAAATATCACAAAGGATTTACTGGATCTTCTTGTTGAAGCAAAACAAGAAGTGCCTTCTTGGTTAGAGAACATGGCTTTTGAACACCACTACAAGGGTAGCAGTCGTGGACGTTCTAAGAG CAGTCGATTTAGTGGAGGGTTTGGTGCCAGAGACTACCGACAGAGTAGCGGTGCCAGCAGTTCCAGCTTCAGCAGCAGCCGTGCAAGCAGCAGTCGAAGTGGTGGAGGTGGCCATGGCGGCAGTCGAGGATTTGGTGGAG GTGGCTACGGAGGCTTTTACAACAGTGATGGATATGGAGGGAATTATAACTCCCAGGGGGTTGACTGGTGGGGTAACTGA